The following are encoded together in the Acidimicrobiia bacterium genome:
- a CDS encoding NUDIX hydrolase, which yields MTMRSRTAVFGVIESPDGVLLVANRRGRGRLDWTPPGGLVDKGESSLEALTREVREESGLMAADWSTLLYTAEVQFRETDRPKNLYIEVWRAAAWGGELSFYDHDGVVEHGV from the coding sequence ATGACCATGCGTAGCAGGACTGCGGTATTTGGGGTTATTGAGTCGCCAGATGGTGTGCTGCTGGTAGCTAATCGGCGGGGGAGAGGTCGCCTGGATTGGACGCCGCCTGGCGGGTTAGTGGACAAAGGAGAGTCCTCGCTTGAAGCGCTCACCCGTGAAGTGAGAGAAGAATCGGGGCTCATGGCCGCCGACTGGTCGACGCTGCTTTACACCGCGGAAGTTCAGTTTCGAGAAACCGACCGCCCGAAAAACCTTTACATCGAAGTATGGCGAGCGGCCGCCTGGGGAGGGGAGTTGAGTTTCTACGACCATGACGGGGTGGTTGAACACGGGGT
- a CDS encoding NUDIX domain-containing protein, whose protein sequence is MRVRKAVFGFLVSPQGLLLVANRRRKGGVRWSLPGGLVDRGESYEEALTREVREEVGLEVKKWSKLVYTSEIKFRETRKDKDFQVEVHLATKWKGKMSFT, encoded by the coding sequence ATGAGGGTACGCAAAGCAGTATTCGGGTTTCTTGTGTCGCCCCAAGGCCTTTTGTTGGTTGCTAACAGACGGCGAAAAGGGGGCGTTCGCTGGTCGCTCCCTGGAGGGCTCGTTGACCGGGGCGAATCATACGAAGAGGCGCTAACTCGTGAAGTGCGAGAAGAGGTAGGCCTTGAAGTTAAAAAATGGTCAAAATTGGTTTATACCTCTGAGATAAAGTTTCGGGAAACGCGAAAAGATAAAGATTTTCAAGTTGAAGTACACCTCGCAACTAAATGGAAAGGGAAGATGAGCTTTAC